The genomic DNA TGGTTTCTTGGGGACTCGTTGCAGGTGCTCCAGAACGACATCGACCTGCTCAACccgccggcggagctcgagaaGCTCAAGCACAAGAAGAAGCGCCTCGTCCAGTCCCCCAACTCCTTCTTCATGGTATGCGTTTATGCCCTTTTCTCGCTTTCCGCGTGATGGAGCGGTGCAAATCGCCTGTGATCTGTGGGCGATGGCCCTTTCCGGCGGCGTCTGACTGGGGACCGTCTCTAATTGTGTTTGCTCTGTGGTTTGTTTTGTGCAGGATGTCAAGTGCCAGGGCTGTTTCAGCATGTAAGGCTTCTTGGTCCATGgtcctttttgttttcttttgttacTCATCAATTGCAATTGAGGGGGGTTACCTGTTGCTTGATTGATTCTTGTGTACAACTTTTATAGATTGTGATGTGCGTGATCAATAGTTTGCCTGTGTTGTTTGCTCTTGGAGTGGTGCAGAAACCACGTATAGGCGCTATTTCACCCACTTGTAATAATGTAGATGTTGAGAGgttgcagtggcggagccaggatttTTGAGTTGGGTATTCCCGCTTTCCAAGCAAATGAATTCAAAGGTGAATCCGAATAATAAACACCATTGATGAAAATTGGATTAATCCATATCCGATACAGAGTGGCACGGATATCATTTGAGATGTTGATCGTGGTGATAGGTTCGGTATTATGCATTGAAGATCTAGGGTTAGAGGAGGAAGATTGTGACGCTATGATAatcaaacaaagaaaaaataGT from Panicum virgatum strain AP13 chromosome 7N, P.virgatum_v5, whole genome shotgun sequence includes the following:
- the LOC120682511 gene encoding 40S ribosomal protein S27 isoform X2 codes for the protein MVLQNDIDLLNPPAELEKLKHKKKRLVQSPNSFFMDVKCQGCFSITTVFSHSQTVVVCPGCQTVLCQPTGGKARLTEGCSFRRKGD